In the Parasteatoda tepidariorum isolate YZ-2023 chromosome 3, CAS_Ptep_4.0, whole genome shotgun sequence genome, one interval contains:
- the LOC107437257 gene encoding ADP-ribosylation factor-like protein 6-interacting protein 1 — protein MADNSETKPEDASQNPDQLVKLCKRRLENWREVLIHLHSLLVWEKPFYPGITAGTVTVVFLLLWYFDPSVLTTFSVFGIVACLLDYAVPMLSSTFFDSSKWTGSREKKYEDICRSLVGCYVKTKHICDYLRQTKETKPYLYVLGVVGTLILTAWIGNLISNLFLTYLIVLLSALSPGLKSQQLIQDAVASVLAMIGQGKKKK, from the exons atggcCGATAACTCTGAAACTAAACCGGAGGATGCATCCCAGAATCCCGATCAG CTTGTTAAGCTGTGCAAACGACGACTCGAAAACTGGCGAGAAGTGTTGATACACCTTCATTCATTGCTTGTTTGGGAAAAACCTTTTTATCCTGGAATCACTGCTGGCACAGTAACAGTGGTGTTTCT TTTGCTTTGGTATTTTGATCCATCTGTTTTGACCACATTTTCTGTATTTGGAATTGTTGCATGTTTGTTGGATTATGCAGTACCTATGCTCAGCTCTACTTTTTTCGATTCTAGCAAGTG GACTGGATCGCGAGAAAAGAAGTATGAAGACATTTGTCGCAGCCTTGTTGGTTGTTACGTGAAAACAAAGCACATTTGTGATTATCTACGACagacaaaagaaacaaaacctTATCTT TATGTATTGGGAGTCGTTGGAACTCTGATACTTACAGCCTGGATTGGAAATTTAATCAGTAATCTGTTTCTGACATATTTGATTG TTCTTTTATCTGCTTTATCGCCTGGTCTGAAATCGCAACAATTGATCCAGGATGCAGTTGCATCTGTGCTGGCCATGATTGGACaaggaaagaagaagaaatga
- the LOC107437258 gene encoding UBA-like domain-containing protein 1 — translation MESLREQVMINQFVLAAGCARDQAKQLLQAAHWQFETALSIFFQEATVPTCHHTQNSRFNSVNMITPANTPATPPNFPDTLMAFSKLSANDKVPGTSPGPFTYSNSPPLNNNSNMQHQSATMAASGPPRSQR, via the exons ATGGAGTCTTTGAGGGAACAAGTAATGATAAATCAGTTTGTACTAGCTGCTGGCTGTGCTAGAGACCAAGCAAAACAACTCTTGCAAGCGGCTCATTGGCAATTTGAG ACGGcgctaagcattttttttcaagaagcaACAGTGCCTACTTGCCACCATACTCAAAATAGTCGGTTTAATTCTGTAAAT ATGATAACTCCTGCAAATACACCTGCCACTCCACCAAACTTTCCAGACACTTTGATGGCTTTTTCCAAACTATCTGCAAACGACAAAGTACCTGGAACCTCCCCTGGACCGTTTACTTATTCCAACTCCCCTCCTCTTAACAATAACAGTAATATGCAACATCAGAGTGCAACCATGGCTGCCTCTGGTCCTCCTCGCTCACAACGATAA